The Devosia sp. SD17-2 genome includes a region encoding these proteins:
- a CDS encoding amino acid ABC transporter substrate-binding protein: MQNKLATLAVSAAISLVAVAAHAATLEDVKAKGYVQCGVTGGVPGFSAPDANNNWSGLEVDFCRAVAAAIFDDADKVRYTPLTSQERFAALSAGEIDILSRTTTWTMSRDTDLGISFIGTMYYDGQGFMVRGADGIESATDLSGAAICIESGTTTELNAADYFEANGMEYSPVVFTDQDEVVKAFEDGRCDVYTTDASALAAERSKFAVPDDYIILPEIISKEPLGPVVRQGDPVWFNIARWTYFALLEAEEQGITQANVDEMLGSDNPSIKRLLGVEGDFGTPLGLTADWAYRIIKHIGNYGESYDRHVGPDTEIGLARGLNALWTDGGLQYAMPIR; this comes from the coding sequence ATGCAAAACAAGCTTGCAACACTCGCAGTGTCCGCAGCGATCAGCCTTGTAGCTGTCGCAGCTCATGCCGCGACGCTGGAAGACGTCAAGGCAAAGGGATATGTGCAGTGCGGCGTGACCGGGGGTGTGCCGGGTTTTTCTGCGCCGGACGCGAATAACAACTGGTCGGGTCTGGAAGTCGACTTCTGCCGCGCTGTCGCTGCAGCCATTTTCGATGACGCCGACAAGGTGCGTTATACCCCGCTGACATCGCAGGAGCGCTTTGCCGCCCTGTCCGCCGGCGAAATCGACATCCTGTCGCGTACCACGACATGGACCATGAGCCGCGATACCGACCTCGGTATCTCCTTCATCGGCACCATGTATTATGACGGTCAGGGCTTCATGGTCCGCGGTGCTGACGGCATTGAATCGGCAACCGATCTCTCGGGCGCTGCGATCTGCATCGAATCGGGCACCACGACCGAACTCAACGCTGCCGACTATTTCGAAGCCAATGGCATGGAGTATTCGCCGGTCGTGTTCACCGACCAGGACGAAGTTGTGAAGGCCTTCGAAGATGGCCGTTGCGACGTCTACACCACTGACGCTTCGGCCCTGGCCGCAGAGCGCTCCAAGTTCGCGGTTCCGGATGATTACATCATCCTGCCCGAAATCATCTCCAAGGAGCCGCTTGGTCCCGTGGTCCGTCAGGGCGACCCGGTATGGTTCAACATTGCTCGCTGGACCTATTTCGCACTGCTCGAAGCTGAAGAGCAGGGGATCACCCAGGCCAATGTCGACGAAATGCTCGGCTCGGATAACCCCTCGATCAAGCGTCTGCTTGGTGTCGAAGGCGACTTTGGTACGCCTCTCGGCCTCACCGCTGACTGGGCATACCGCATCATCAAGCACATCGGTAACTATGGCGAATCCTACGATCGCCACGTTGGCCCGGATACCGAAATCGGTCTGGCCCGCGGCCTGAACGCTCTGTGGACCGATGGCGGTCTGCAGTACGCGATGCCGATCCGCTAA
- a CDS encoding phosphatase PAP2 family protein, with amino-acid sequence MIDLTKPWPLGLSRRNWPIFLVAVLVILAALAVIDESASRGAIGWPEAWRAPFFFITDYGLSEWVLIPSLVIMILARLAMFPLKGSSRSISAETAWVSAFIFFGVAIPGLLTNLLKRLIGRGRPAVYEEVGPFSFQNIFNDWTFQSFPSGHSATALGVAFTIGFIWPRTFLPLLIIGLVVAVSRVPVGMHYPTDVFAGCIVGMLGAYLVRNLFAKKGWLFHQQPDGKIVRKPLVAYRQLLQRDRA; translated from the coding sequence ATGATCGATCTCACAAAGCCTTGGCCGCTGGGCCTCAGCCGCCGCAACTGGCCTATCTTTCTCGTGGCCGTGCTCGTTATCCTCGCGGCCCTGGCTGTGATCGATGAAAGCGCCTCTCGCGGGGCAATTGGCTGGCCGGAAGCCTGGCGCGCGCCGTTTTTCTTCATCACCGATTACGGACTTTCCGAATGGGTACTTATCCCCAGCCTTGTGATCATGATCCTGGCGCGCCTCGCGATGTTTCCGCTCAAAGGCTCCAGCAGGTCCATTTCGGCGGAGACCGCATGGGTATCCGCCTTCATCTTCTTCGGCGTCGCAATTCCAGGGCTTCTGACCAATCTCCTCAAACGCCTAATCGGCCGCGGCCGTCCGGCCGTCTACGAGGAGGTCGGTCCGTTCTCATTCCAGAACATTTTCAACGACTGGACTTTTCAGAGTTTTCCGAGCGGCCACTCGGCCACCGCGCTCGGCGTTGCCTTTACGATTGGCTTTATCTGGCCGCGCACCTTTTTGCCCCTGCTGATCATCGGGCTGGTTGTGGCCGTTTCCCGCGTGCCGGTCGGCATGCACTACCCGACGGACGTGTTCGCCGGCTGCATCGTCGGCATGCTGGGAGCCTATCTGGTGCGTAATCTGTTCGCCAAAAAGGGCTGGCTGTTCCACCAGCAGCCGGACGGCAAGATCGTCCGCAAGCCGCTGGTGGCCTATCGCCAATTGCTTCAGCGCGATCGCGCGTAG
- a CDS encoding amino acid ABC transporter ATP-binding protein, whose protein sequence is MSDMTNGADRAIDTSNMTVSDTDVAIDVIGMHKWYGDFHVLRDIDLKVMRGERIVIAGPSGSGKSTLIRCINRLEEHQQGQIIVNGTELTADLKRIDEVRREVGMVFQHFNLFPHLTILQNLTLAPIWVRGTPKAEAEATAMHYLERVKIPEQANKFPGQLSGGQQQRVAIARSLCMQPKIMLFDEPTSALDPEMVKEVLEVMITLAEDGMTMICVTHEMGFARQVANRVIFMDQGQIIEQNDPENFFSNPEHERTKLFLSQILH, encoded by the coding sequence ATGAGCGACATGACCAACGGCGCAGATCGCGCCATCGACACCAGCAACATGACCGTGTCCGATACCGACGTCGCCATCGATGTCATCGGCATGCACAAATGGTATGGGGACTTCCACGTTCTTCGCGACATCGACCTCAAGGTTATGCGGGGCGAACGTATCGTCATTGCCGGGCCTTCGGGCTCTGGAAAGTCGACGCTGATCCGCTGCATCAATCGGCTCGAGGAGCATCAGCAGGGCCAGATTATCGTCAACGGGACCGAACTCACGGCCGACCTCAAGCGGATCGACGAAGTCCGGCGCGAGGTGGGGATGGTGTTTCAGCACTTCAACCTGTTCCCCCACCTGACCATCCTGCAGAACCTGACCCTCGCGCCCATCTGGGTGCGCGGCACCCCCAAGGCCGAGGCGGAAGCCACGGCCATGCATTATCTGGAACGGGTGAAAATCCCTGAGCAGGCCAATAAATTCCCCGGCCAGCTCTCGGGTGGCCAGCAGCAGCGTGTCGCCATTGCGCGTTCGCTCTGCATGCAGCCGAAGATCATGCTGTTTGACGAGCCGACCTCGGCGCTTGACCCCGAAATGGTCAAGGAGGTGCTCGAGGTGATGATCACCCTGGCCGAAGACGGCATGACCATGATCTGCGTCACCCATGAAATGGGCTTTGCCCGCCAGGTGGCAAACCGGGTGATCTTCATGGATCAGGGCCAGATCATCGAGCAGAATGACCCGGAGAATTTCTTCTCCAATCCCGAGCACGAGCGCACCAAGCTCTTCCTCAGCCAGATCCTGC
- a CDS encoding amino acid ABC transporter permease, giving the protein MSVTFVRSQMVAPQPAPNNSAGPIAWLRRNLFATPGDALLSILAVLLLLWAIPPIYGFVMPNFLGGQAVPPGGTVEDCRVLGAGACWAYIEARMSFFIYGFYPPEEYWRPNLVFLFGALLIAPLLIPRVPFKRLNAILFFVVYPIVCFFLLNGGAFGLRPVPTEQWGGLLVTLVISMVGIICSIPLGILLALGRQSKLPIIKTLCVMFIELWRAVPLITVLFMASIMLPLFMPQGTTVDKLLRALVGVTLFSSAYLAEVVRGGLQALPRGQYEAASALGLSYWKSMGLVILPQAIKHVIPGIVNSFIALFKDTSLVSIVGIFDLLNTVQAASSDINWSSPTQAITGYLFAGLVFWIFCFAMSRYSIFMERRLDTGHKR; this is encoded by the coding sequence ATGTCAGTCACCTTTGTTCGCAGTCAGATGGTTGCTCCGCAACCGGCGCCCAACAACAGCGCCGGGCCCATCGCCTGGTTAAGGCGCAATCTCTTCGCCACGCCGGGGGACGCCCTGCTGTCCATCCTGGCGGTACTCCTCCTGCTCTGGGCGATTCCGCCCATCTACGGCTTCGTCATGCCCAATTTCCTGGGCGGACAGGCCGTTCCGCCCGGCGGCACGGTTGAAGACTGCCGTGTCTTGGGGGCAGGGGCATGCTGGGCCTATATCGAAGCCCGCATGAGTTTCTTCATCTACGGCTTCTATCCGCCGGAAGAATATTGGCGGCCCAATCTGGTGTTCCTGTTCGGCGCCTTGCTGATTGCGCCGCTCCTGATCCCCAGGGTGCCGTTCAAGCGTCTCAACGCCATCCTCTTCTTCGTCGTCTATCCGATCGTCTGCTTCTTCCTGCTCAATGGCGGCGCATTCGGCTTGCGGCCAGTGCCGACGGAACAATGGGGTGGCCTGCTTGTCACCCTGGTGATCTCCATGGTGGGCATCATCTGCTCCATTCCGCTCGGGATACTCCTGGCGCTGGGGCGGCAGTCAAAGCTGCCGATCATCAAGACGCTCTGCGTCATGTTCATCGAACTTTGGCGCGCAGTGCCGCTGATCACTGTGCTGTTCATGGCCTCGATCATGCTGCCACTGTTCATGCCTCAGGGCACGACAGTGGATAAGCTGCTGCGCGCGCTTGTCGGCGTCACCCTGTTCTCCTCGGCCTATCTGGCTGAGGTTGTGCGCGGTGGGCTACAGGCATTGCCACGGGGACAATATGAGGCTGCGTCGGCCCTGGGGCTGAGCTACTGGAAGTCCATGGGGCTGGTGATCCTGCCCCAGGCCATCAAGCACGTCATCCCCGGCATCGTGAACAGCTTCATTGCCCTGTTCAAGGATACCTCGCTCGTATCCATCGTGGGCATTTTCGACCTGCTCAACACGGTGCAGGCGGCCAGTTCGGACATCAACTGGTCGTCACCAACCCAGGCTATCACCGGCTATCTGTTCGCCGGGTTGGTTTTCTGGATTTTCTGCTTCGCCATGTCCCGCTATTCCATTTTCATGGAGCGGCGCCTGGACACGGGCCACAAGAGGTAA
- a CDS encoding ABC-2 family transporter protein, translated as MSAYTAFTRSSFLSELAYRNEVWANIFGKLVQVFARVAIWLAIYAGVGATTVDGISVEQMVTYALLGGAVMGAMRPERVINEIGRSLKTGDIAVWLLKPLSYPLYLFANETGSFLYRLLTQVIPTVAFTALVYGMLPPESFFHGVMFLVFWVVAFVLLFLMSAFCGLMAFWLMTSFSLDWTFGALLHLFSGLLVPFWFYPEPLATLARHLPFGWVVYYPNAVYLGRLSVPETWLYLGMGLGWTALFFLGVLWLWGKASRRVTVQGG; from the coding sequence ATGAGCGCCTATACCGCGTTTACCCGGTCCTCCTTCCTGTCCGAACTAGCCTATCGAAACGAGGTCTGGGCCAATATTTTCGGCAAGCTGGTGCAGGTGTTTGCCCGGGTTGCCATATGGCTGGCGATCTATGCCGGCGTTGGCGCCACAACGGTCGATGGGATTTCGGTGGAGCAGATGGTGACCTATGCACTGCTCGGCGGCGCCGTGATGGGCGCCATGCGTCCCGAGAGAGTCATCAACGAGATCGGTCGGTCCCTCAAGACAGGCGATATCGCGGTCTGGTTGCTGAAACCGCTGTCCTACCCGCTCTATCTCTTTGCCAATGAGACCGGCAGTTTCCTCTATCGCCTGCTGACCCAGGTTATTCCCACTGTTGCCTTCACTGCGCTTGTCTATGGCATGTTGCCGCCGGAGAGCTTCTTCCACGGTGTGATGTTCCTGGTGTTCTGGGTCGTGGCGTTCGTGCTGCTGTTCCTGATGTCGGCGTTCTGCGGACTGATGGCCTTCTGGCTGATGACCAGCTTTTCGCTCGACTGGACCTTCGGCGCCCTGCTCCATCTCTTCTCGGGCCTGCTGGTGCCGTTCTGGTTCTATCCGGAACCGCTGGCCACACTGGCGCGGCACCTGCCGTTTGGATGGGTGGTCTATTATCCTAACGCGGTTTATCTCGGCCGCCTCTCGGTGCCGGAAACATGGCTCTATCTGGGCATGGGGCTCGGCTGGACTGCGCTCTTTTTCCTCGGCGTCCTCTGGCTCTGGGGCAAAGCCTCGAGGCGCGTCACCGTGCAGGGGGGCTGA
- the dgoD gene encoding galactonate dehydratase: MKITKITPYLLKEWRTMLFVKVETDEGIVGIGEAGLTSREQGVVGILEALTPLLVGADPMRSEHLWQLMWRSGFHPSNQVLTCAIAAIDIALWDIKGKALGVPVYQLLGGKVRDKVNTYCHMAADTPEELLGVAKQRVAEGWNVIRWDSGPFKSQAVYDPNHAVDWSIEAFRLLRTELGPKIEMAFDAHTRTSVADAVRLCRGVEDYRPLFIEDPLRIENPESYRRLRQQTAVPIAAGEQLGTKWQFRALIEEELVDYARIDMCIAAGFTESRKIAGWCETHYIDIAVHNPIGPVSTAACLHFNIATPNMLVQELPRRPGESLGDVITSKHSWEDGWLHVSDEPGLGLEVDWDGLARYPFKHENLPIFYREDGSLTNW, from the coding sequence ATGAAGATTACAAAAATCACGCCGTACCTGCTCAAAGAGTGGCGTACCATGCTGTTCGTCAAAGTCGAGACGGACGAGGGGATCGTCGGGATCGGCGAGGCGGGCCTTACCTCGCGCGAGCAGGGCGTTGTCGGCATCCTCGAGGCCCTGACGCCGCTGCTGGTCGGCGCCGATCCGATGCGCAGCGAGCATCTCTGGCAGCTGATGTGGCGGAGCGGCTTCCACCCCTCCAACCAGGTCCTGACCTGCGCTATCGCCGCCATCGACATCGCGCTGTGGGACATCAAGGGCAAGGCGCTTGGCGTGCCCGTCTATCAGCTCCTCGGCGGTAAGGTTCGCGACAAGGTCAACACCTATTGCCACATGGCGGCGGATACCCCGGAGGAGTTGCTGGGCGTTGCCAAGCAGCGGGTGGCCGAAGGCTGGAACGTCATCCGCTGGGACAGTGGTCCGTTCAAGAGCCAGGCGGTCTACGACCCGAACCATGCCGTGGACTGGTCAATCGAAGCTTTCCGCCTGCTGCGGACCGAACTTGGTCCGAAGATCGAGATGGCGTTTGATGCGCACACCCGCACCAGCGTCGCCGACGCCGTGCGCCTCTGCCGCGGCGTTGAAGATTATCGCCCACTCTTCATCGAAGATCCGCTGCGCATCGAAAATCCGGAGTCCTATCGCCGTCTGCGTCAGCAGACGGCCGTGCCGATTGCGGCCGGTGAGCAGCTCGGCACCAAGTGGCAGTTCCGCGCCCTGATCGAGGAAGAACTGGTCGATTACGCCCGTATCGACATGTGTATCGCAGCCGGCTTTACGGAGTCGCGCAAGATCGCTGGCTGGTGTGAGACCCACTACATCGACATCGCCGTCCATAATCCCATCGGCCCGGTCTCGACCGCAGCCTGCCTGCACTTCAACATCGCGACGCCGAACATGCTGGTTCAGGAACTGCCGCGTCGTCCGGGTGAGAGTCTGGGCGATGTCATCACCAGCAAGCACAGCTGGGAAGATGGTTGGCTCCATGTGTCCGACGAACCGGGCCTTGGCCTCGAAGTCGACTGGGACGGCCTCGCCCGCTATCCCTTCAAGCACGAGAACCTGCCGATCTTTTATCGTGAGGACGGCTCCCTGACCAACTGGTAA
- a CDS encoding ABC-2 family transporter protein: MIRQLRILLLLVKMHIRSQMEYRGAFWLDRFAQILSYGSVFATIAILLARFETLGGWNFPELALLFSFQLLTYSLGAAMSFVQLRNIELLVRLGTYDTLLVKPFSPWAYIVFSGLNIGYVGHIILAGALMAWAVAAVDFSWSVSAALYLVGAVISATLLTAAIITMIGATALIWVRSNHLFSIFFGFWELTRYPLNILPGGIQIILITAVPLALTSSVPVGAMLGKPIPILGDWAGPVALLAGPAWVLLAMAHWRYATGKYQGAGG; this comes from the coding sequence ATGATCCGGCAGCTGCGCATCCTCCTGCTCCTCGTCAAAATGCACATCCGTTCGCAGATGGAATATCGCGGCGCGTTCTGGCTCGACCGCTTCGCGCAGATCCTTTCCTATGGCAGCGTCTTCGCCACCATCGCGATATTGCTGGCCCGGTTTGAAACCCTTGGCGGGTGGAATTTTCCCGAGCTGGCGCTGCTGTTCAGCTTCCAGCTCCTCACCTATTCGCTTGGGGCGGCGATGAGTTTCGTGCAGCTGCGCAATATCGAACTTCTGGTTCGGCTCGGGACCTATGACACACTGCTGGTCAAGCCCTTCAGCCCCTGGGCCTATATCGTCTTCTCCGGCCTGAACATTGGCTATGTCGGCCATATCATTCTCGCCGGGGCGCTGATGGCCTGGGCCGTCGCGGCCGTCGATTTCTCGTGGTCGGTCAGTGCTGCGCTCTATCTGGTTGGGGCAGTGATCAGCGCCACCCTGCTTACTGCGGCTATCATCACCATGATCGGGGCGACGGCGCTGATCTGGGTGCGGTCCAATCATCTGTTCTCGATATTCTTCGGCTTCTGGGAGCTGACCCGCTACCCGCTCAACATCTTGCCCGGCGGTATCCAGATTATCCTCATCACTGCCGTGCCTCTAGCCCTGACAAGCTCGGTTCCGGTCGGCGCCATGCTGGGCAAGCCTATTCCCATATTGGGGGACTGGGCCGGACCCGTCGCCCTCCTGGCCGGCCCGGCCTGGGTTCTGCTCGCGATGGCGCACTGGCGTTATGCCACCGGCAAATATCAGGGTGCGGGCGGCTGA
- a CDS encoding ATP-binding cassette domain-containing protein, whose protein sequence is MAGLIEVRNVSKRFRQHKRFPGLLGAFKTLVTTEYTEVTAVSDISIDIAAGEAVGYLGPNGAGKSTMIKMMTGILVPSEGTLSVLGRTPHTERMTNARQIGVVFGQRSQLWWDLPLIDSFTLHQAIYDIPPARYADNLKRFSELLDLTPFLDRAVRQLSLGQRMRAEIVMSLLHDPEILFLDEPTIGLDVVAKDAVRRFLAEINRERGVTIVLTTHDLQDIETICPRLIMVDHARLIFDGELSRLRSALGSSRRLTLEFASDPGPIALDSARLTADEGLRKHFLLDREDVSLVTVLSELGGDRGLTDITLHEPDIEEVIRTFYQRRNAAALAS, encoded by the coding sequence ATGGCCGGGTTGATCGAAGTGCGGAACGTGTCCAAGCGTTTCCGGCAGCATAAGCGTTTCCCCGGTCTTCTGGGGGCGTTCAAGACCCTGGTCACGACGGAATATACCGAAGTTACTGCAGTCTCGGACATCAGCATCGACATCGCCGCCGGCGAGGCGGTCGGCTATCTGGGGCCGAATGGCGCCGGCAAATCAACGATGATCAAGATGATGACCGGCATCCTTGTTCCCAGTGAGGGGACGCTCTCGGTGCTGGGTCGCACGCCGCATACCGAGCGGATGACCAATGCACGCCAGATTGGTGTGGTCTTCGGACAGCGCAGCCAGCTCTGGTGGGATCTGCCGCTGATCGACAGCTTTACGCTGCACCAGGCCATCTACGATATCCCGCCCGCCCGCTACGCGGACAACCTCAAGCGTTTCAGCGAACTGCTTGATCTCACGCCCTTTCTCGACCGTGCGGTGCGCCAGCTCAGCCTGGGCCAGCGCATGCGCGCCGAGATCGTCATGTCACTGTTGCACGACCCGGAAATCCTCTTTCTCGATGAGCCGACGATCGGCCTCGACGTGGTCGCCAAGGACGCCGTGCGGCGGTTCCTCGCGGAGATCAATCGCGAACGTGGCGTCACCATCGTTCTCACGACCCATGACCTGCAGGACATTGAAACGATCTGCCCGCGGCTGATCATGGTGGACCATGCCAGGCTGATCTTTGATGGCGAACTCAGTCGCCTGCGTTCAGCTCTCGGCTCGTCCCGGCGGCTGACCCTTGAATTTGCCAGTGATCCCGGCCCTATAGCTCTCGACAGCGCGCGGTTGACGGCCGACGAAGGGCTGCGAAAGCACTTTCTGCTCGATCGAGAGGACGTTTCGCTTGTGACGGTGCTCTCCGAGCTCGGCGGCGACCGCGGACTTACCGACATCACCCTGCATGAACCGGATATCGAAGAGGTGATCCGGACATTTTACCAGCGGCGCAATGCAGCGGCGCTCGCCTCATGA
- a CDS encoding ABC transporter permease subunit (The N-terminal region of this protein, as described by TIGR01726, is a three transmembrane segment that identifies a subfamily of ABC transporter permease subunits, which specificities that include histidine, arginine, glutamine, glutamate, L-cystine (sic), the opines (in Agrobacterium) octopine and nopaline, etc.) has product MAVQHNLAAPPRTAFYNDPVIRGILYQVLVAAAVVAFFVWIIMNTAANLAAQNKSTGFDFLFQTSGFGISFSLIPFDRSSYYWEAFLVGLLNTLLVAAIGIFFSTILGFVLGVARLSSNWLIARFATVYIEIIRNVPLLLQLFFWYFAVLKAMPAVRESFELPLGIFVNQRGIIVPRPMPDAEITWVVVAAIIAIIGAIALVRWAISVRAQTGHYPSFVKMGSQIAGLVVTFLFGYLALALLGSVVPALGSIPFLPLIGGAALAALSLTPMSVYSRAFIGFAIAWAIARFALGGMFGFLPELAVVGFSGLLALGYAWTMLGTDRRPAARDSKFPLALPVLIIIAVPALIYWITGASLAFEMPLLERFNFKGGLQLVPEMVALVLGLTIYTAAFIAENVRSGIQAVNKGQTEAAASLGLREGDRLRLVVIPQAMRVIIPPLTSQYLNLTKNSSLGAAIGYPELVNVFMGTTLNQTGKAIEVIAITMAVYLTLSLSTSAFMNWYNARVALVER; this is encoded by the coding sequence ATGGCTGTCCAACACAATCTCGCGGCCCCGCCGCGAACAGCGTTCTACAACGACCCCGTCATTCGCGGCATTCTCTACCAGGTTCTGGTCGCCGCAGCCGTGGTCGCCTTTTTCGTCTGGATCATCATGAACACCGCTGCCAATCTGGCAGCGCAGAACAAGTCGACCGGTTTCGACTTCCTGTTCCAGACCTCCGGTTTCGGCATCAGCTTCTCGCTGATCCCGTTTGACCGTTCATCCTATTACTGGGAAGCCTTCCTCGTCGGCCTGCTCAATACCTTGCTGGTGGCGGCGATCGGCATTTTCTTCTCGACCATTCTGGGTTTTGTGCTCGGCGTGGCGCGACTGTCGTCGAACTGGCTCATCGCCCGTTTCGCAACCGTCTACATCGAAATCATCCGCAACGTGCCGCTGCTGCTGCAGTTGTTCTTCTGGTATTTCGCCGTGCTCAAGGCCATGCCGGCCGTACGGGAATCCTTCGAGCTGCCGCTTGGCATTTTCGTCAACCAGCGCGGTATCATTGTTCCGCGTCCCATGCCGGACGCCGAGATCACCTGGGTGGTGGTTGCTGCGATCATCGCCATAATCGGTGCGATTGCGCTGGTGCGTTGGGCGATCAGTGTCCGTGCCCAGACCGGCCATTACCCCTCATTCGTCAAGATGGGCTCGCAGATTGCCGGCCTCGTCGTCACCTTCCTCTTCGGCTACCTCGCTCTAGCCCTGCTGGGCAGCGTTGTGCCGGCACTGGGGAGCATTCCGTTCCTGCCGTTGATCGGTGGTGCGGCTCTGGCTGCGCTCAGCCTGACACCGATGAGTGTCTATAGCCGGGCCTTTATCGGCTTTGCCATTGCCTGGGCCATTGCGCGTTTTGCACTCGGGGGCATGTTCGGCTTCCTGCCCGAACTAGCCGTCGTCGGCTTCTCGGGGCTTCTGGCTCTGGGTTACGCCTGGACCATGCTCGGTACGGATCGTCGACCAGCCGCACGCGACAGCAAGTTCCCGCTGGCCTTGCCTGTGCTGATCATCATCGCGGTTCCGGCCCTGATCTACTGGATCACCGGCGCCTCACTCGCCTTCGAAATGCCGCTGCTTGAGCGGTTCAATTTCAAGGGTGGCTTGCAGCTCGTCCCTGAAATGGTGGCTCTTGTTCTGGGCCTCACCATCTATACGGCAGCGTTCATCGCCGAAAACGTGCGAAGCGGTATTCAGGCCGTCAACAAGGGCCAGACCGAGGCTGCCGCATCTCTCGGTCTTCGTGAGGGCGATCGCCTTCGCCTCGTGGTGATCCCACAGGCCATGCGCGTCATCATCCCGCCGCTGACGAGCCAGTATCTCAACCTGACCAAGAACTCGTCGCTCGGTGCGGCCATCGGCTACCCCGAACTCGTCAACGTCTTCATGGGCACCACGCTCAATCAGACTGGCAAGGCCATCGAGGTGATCGCCATCACCATGGCGGTCTACCTCACCCTGTCGTTGAGCACCTCGGCTTTCATGAACTGGTACAATGCGCGCGTTGCGCTGGTCGAACGGTAG
- the metC gene encoding cystathionine beta-lyase, producing MTDTPASSTGQMAIETILTHEGRSPEDQFGFVNTPVYRGSTVLFKTLSDLEDQTQRFLYGRAGNPTTESVEAVITRLEGAHATKLVPSGLAAITIALLACLKSGDDLLISDSAYEPGRVFADGFLTRMGITTRYFDPRIGAGIAELMLPNTRAVLAESPGSLTFEVQDIPALAAAAKANGARLIVDNSWASPLYHQPLKLGADIVVHAATKMFVGHSDVLAGTVSATEEAWADVASTRTLLGFFTSGDDAYLVARGLRTLSIRMEAHQQRALDIARWLEAQDEVAEVIHPALPSHPDHALWKRDFTGSGSLFAFVLKPAPRASVAAFVDQMQIFSMGYSWGGYESLCLPVKPGKARSAKPWSHEGNLFRIHVGLEDVDDLKRDLADGLERYARSR from the coding sequence ATGACTGACACTCCAGCCTCCTCCACCGGCCAGATGGCTATCGAAACCATTCTGACCCATGAAGGCCGGTCGCCGGAGGATCAGTTCGGCTTCGTCAACACGCCCGTCTATCGCGGCTCGACTGTATTGTTCAAAACCCTGTCGGATCTGGAGGACCAGACCCAGCGCTTTCTCTATGGCCGCGCAGGGAACCCAACGACGGAGAGCGTTGAGGCCGTCATCACCAGGCTGGAGGGCGCACACGCGACCAAGCTTGTCCCATCCGGCCTAGCCGCCATCACCATCGCCCTCCTGGCCTGCCTCAAGAGTGGCGACGATCTGTTGATCAGTGACAGCGCTTATGAACCGGGACGGGTCTTCGCCGACGGTTTCCTGACCCGGATGGGCATCACAACCCGCTACTTCGACCCGCGAATCGGCGCAGGCATTGCCGAGCTGATGCTCCCCAATACGCGGGCTGTGCTGGCGGAGAGCCCTGGGTCCCTGACGTTCGAAGTGCAGGATATTCCGGCCCTGGCTGCAGCTGCAAAAGCCAATGGCGCGCGCCTGATCGTCGACAACAGCTGGGCCAGCCCGCTGTACCACCAGCCGCTGAAGCTGGGCGCCGACATTGTGGTGCATGCGGCCACGAAAATGTTCGTGGGCCATTCCGACGTGCTGGCCGGTACAGTTTCGGCCACCGAGGAAGCCTGGGCCGATGTCGCCAGCACGCGTACCCTGCTGGGTTTTTTCACCTCTGGCGATGATGCCTATCTGGTGGCGCGCGGACTAAGGACGCTCTCCATCCGCATGGAGGCACACCAGCAGCGGGCGCTCGACATCGCCCGTTGGCTCGAGGCCCAGGATGAGGTCGCAGAGGTGATCCACCCTGCCCTGCCAAGCCACCCTGACCACGCGCTCTGGAAGCGCGATTTCACGGGCTCGGGCAGCCTGTTCGCTTTCGTCCTCAAGCCCGCCCCCCGCGCATCGGTGGCGGCGTTTGTCGATCAGATGCAGATTTTCTCGATGGGGTATTCCTGGGGCGGCTACGAGAGCCTCTGCCTGCCGGTAAAGCCCGGCAAGGCGCGATCCGCAAAGCCGTGGAGCCACGAGGGCAACCTCTTCCGCATCCATGTCGGGCTCGAGGACGTCGATGACCTCAAGCGCGACCTGGCGGATGGGCTGGAGCGCTACGCGCGATCGCGCTGA